The proteins below are encoded in one region of bacterium:
- a CDS encoding NADP-dependent oxidoreductase, with amino-acid sequence MRAVRLHAAGDPAHLVYEELETPRPGPGEALVRVHAAAITRDELTWPVDRLPAVPSYEFSGVVAAVGPAVDTVAIGDAVYALSGFDRNGAAAEYTVAPAIVLAAKPGTQNHVESAAIPLAGLSAWQGLFEHGGLTQGQRVLIHGAAGGVGSFAVQLARLRGAYVIGTASTANVDRVRILGAEEVIDHTQTRFEDAVGPVDVVFDTVGGDRLRRSFAVVRAGGRIVSVAEEPPVERAQERGISAAYFVVKPNREQLAELASLADRGQLRSTIDRVFPLAAVREAFERSLGRHRSGKIVLRVASDQE; translated from the coding sequence ATGCGCGCGGTGCGGCTGCACGCGGCGGGCGATCCCGCACACCTCGTCTACGAGGAGCTCGAGACCCCGCGGCCCGGGCCCGGCGAAGCACTGGTGCGAGTGCACGCGGCCGCGATCACCCGCGACGAGCTCACCTGGCCCGTCGATCGTCTTCCCGCGGTCCCCTCATACGAGTTCTCGGGGGTCGTAGCTGCGGTCGGTCCTGCCGTCGATACCGTGGCAATCGGGGATGCCGTGTACGCGCTGAGCGGCTTCGACCGAAACGGCGCCGCCGCCGAATACACGGTCGCGCCGGCGATCGTCCTCGCCGCGAAGCCTGGAACACAGAATCACGTCGAGAGCGCGGCGATCCCACTGGCTGGGCTCAGCGCGTGGCAGGGCCTCTTCGAGCACGGCGGCCTTACGCAGGGGCAGCGGGTGCTGATCCACGGCGCGGCCGGGGGCGTTGGAAGCTTCGCGGTCCAACTGGCCCGCCTGCGCGGAGCCTACGTCATTGGGACCGCGTCCACCGCGAACGTCGATCGCGTACGCATACTCGGCGCCGAGGAGGTCATCGATCACACCCAGACGCGCTTCGAAGACGCCGTCGGACCTGTGGACGTCGTGTTCGACACGGTCGGCGGGGACAGGCTGCGGCGTTCGTTCGCTGTCGTCCGGGCCGGTGGCAGGATCGTCTCGGTCGCCGAGGAGCCGCCGGTGGAACGCGCCCAGGAGCGCGGAATCAGCGCTGCCTACTTTGTCGTCAAGCCCAACCGCGAGCAGTTGGCCGAACTGGCGAGCCTCGCAGACCGCGGGCAGCTACGATCGACAATCGATCGCGTCTTTCCGCTTGCCGCAGTCCGCGAGGCGTTCGAGCGTAGCCTCGGCCGCCATCGGTCTGGGAAGATCGTTCTCCGCGTCGCCAGCGATCAGGAATGA
- a CDS encoding TetR/AcrR family transcriptional regulator: MKTRSTSKQRCQGDGETSIRGRILDAAFSAFMEGGYADTSTREIARRARVSKRELYALVGNKKEMLAACISERANRLRVPADLSVPRNRESLAHVLASLGTQLLREISDPAVIGVFRVAIAEAVRAPEIARVLDSIGRETSRAIVRKIMAQARSVGLLAGHPAEMAEQFAGLLWGNLMVSLMLGVADRPTPRDIARRARCATTAFLKLYPEPNDPPQGVV; encoded by the coding sequence ATGAAGACGAGATCGACATCGAAGCAGCGATGCCAGGGCGATGGCGAAACTTCAATCCGCGGGCGCATTCTCGACGCGGCCTTCTCGGCGTTCATGGAGGGTGGTTATGCGGACACAAGCACGCGCGAGATCGCAAGGCGCGCGCGTGTGTCCAAACGAGAGCTCTACGCGCTGGTCGGCAATAAGAAGGAGATGCTCGCCGCATGTATCAGCGAGCGCGCCAACCGGCTGCGAGTACCCGCTGATCTGTCTGTGCCGCGCAACCGGGAGTCCCTCGCCCACGTGCTGGCTTCGCTCGGAACGCAACTCCTACGGGAGATCAGCGACCCCGCGGTCATTGGTGTCTTCCGGGTCGCGATCGCAGAGGCGGTTCGGGCGCCCGAGATCGCACGAGTGCTCGATTCAATCGGACGCGAGACGAGCCGCGCCATCGTGCGGAAAATTATGGCTCAGGCCCGGTCGGTCGGGCTTCTGGCCGGCCATCCTGCTGAAATGGCAGAGCAGTTCGCCGGGTTGCTGTGGGGCAACTTGATGGTCAGCCTAATGCTCGGCGTTGCCGATCGGCCGACGCCTCGTGACATCGCGCGACGCGCACGCTGCGCCACCACTGCTTTTCTGAAGCTTTATCCCGAACCGAATGATCCCCCGCAGGGCGTTGTCTAG
- a CDS encoding patatin-like phospholipase family protein, with the protein MVRRALVLGAGGHAANAWELGVIVGLADAGIDVRNADLFVGTSAGSSVAVQITSGLALEELFQTQVDPKLQTKEPVPAVDFRQWRASYVHAKEGAGGTIDILKRLGSLGLAMPSASESERRNMIASRLPVRTWPGQKVLVVAVDADSGDRRAFDQASGVDLIDAVTASSAVPGIWPLVTIEGHRYMDGGVYSIDNADLAAGYDQVLILTLRARVPPICVVSLETAIETLRDGGARVEVVFPDDTTEATFASVGGNVLDPSVREGAARAGREQGHGAAVLAGPLWR; encoded by the coding sequence ATGGTACGACGCGCCTTGGTCCTTGGGGCCGGAGGGCACGCCGCGAACGCCTGGGAACTCGGGGTGATCGTGGGCTTGGCCGACGCGGGCATTGACGTTCGCAATGCGGATCTGTTTGTAGGAACGTCCGCCGGATCCAGTGTTGCGGTCCAGATCACAAGCGGGCTGGCACTCGAGGAGTTGTTCCAGACCCAAGTCGATCCGAAGCTGCAGACGAAGGAGCCAGTCCCTGCGGTCGACTTCAGGCAATGGCGCGCCTCGTACGTGCACGCAAAGGAGGGGGCTGGCGGGACGATCGACATCCTGAAGCGGCTCGGATCGCTGGGCTTGGCAATGCCATCCGCATCTGAGTCCGAGCGCCGGAACATGATCGCCTCTCGTCTTCCGGTACGTACCTGGCCCGGGCAGAAAGTCCTGGTGGTTGCGGTCGATGCCGACAGCGGTGACCGGCGCGCCTTCGACCAAGCCAGCGGTGTCGACCTGATCGACGCGGTGACCGCCAGTAGCGCGGTACCGGGGATTTGGCCGCTCGTCACCATCGAAGGTCACCGCTACATGGACGGCGGGGTCTACTCGATCGACAATGCGGATCTGGCGGCCGGGTACGATCAAGTGCTTATCCTCACGCTCAGGGCCCGCGTCCCTCCGATTTGCGTAGTGTCGCTCGAGACCGCGATAGAGACGTTACGCGACGGCGGTGCGCGAGTCGAGGTGGTATTTCCAGACGACACGACCGAGGCGACATTCGCCTCGGTCGGTGGGAACGTGCTCGATCCTTCGGTTCGTGAAGGGGCCGCACGCGCCGGGCGCGAGCAAGGTCACGGGGCTGCAGTTCTTGCGGGCCCCTTGTGGCGGTGA
- a CDS encoding PLP-dependent aminotransferase family protein produces the protein MLQPRDPGVPAYRWLYAALRGEILAGRLRPGTRLPATRDLARQYGLSRGTIVNAFEQLESEGYVDGAMGSGTYVSKTLPDELLQVRGETGPSPPMLRRARRRVSDYGRRVTLFSGVEVRPPRAFRANLPALDAFPAGVWARIMARCARHSSSRLLMGCEPIGYAPLRTAVARYLGMSRGVQCMPDQVVIVSGVQEALDLVARLFLNPGDRVGMENPGYPGAAVAFESVGARLSFVPLDDQGMLVRDRSLRGARLVYVTPAHQFPLGMTMSLPRRLQLLEWAGKFDVLIFEDDYDSEYRYSGRPVPALHGLDRAGQVFFAGSFSKVLFPSLRLGYLVVPSDVVDRFAAAKSAISRHAPLLEQAVLHEFIAEGHFGRHLRRMRELYAERLAVLLASGRQYLAGLLEISPIEAGLQTAGWLCDGVDGEGAAAAAAVRDVEVTPLSRYHRGPVDREGLQLGFAAVDAREIRRGVIDLVAALETARDAGRRRARGEHQI, from the coding sequence ATGCTTCAGCCGCGGGACCCCGGCGTGCCGGCCTACCGCTGGCTATACGCGGCCCTGCGCGGCGAGATCCTGGCTGGCCGCCTGCGGCCTGGGACGCGGTTGCCCGCAACGCGTGACTTGGCCCGGCAATACGGGCTGTCGCGAGGAACGATCGTCAATGCCTTCGAGCAGTTGGAGTCCGAGGGCTATGTGGACGGGGCGATGGGCTCCGGCACGTATGTCAGCAAGACCCTGCCCGACGAGTTGCTCCAGGTGAGAGGGGAGACCGGCCCGAGTCCGCCGATGCTCCGACGAGCGCGGCGGCGCGTGTCGGACTACGGCCGTCGAGTGACGCTGTTTTCGGGTGTCGAGGTCCGTCCTCCCCGGGCGTTCCGAGCGAATCTCCCCGCGTTGGACGCGTTTCCCGCCGGGGTATGGGCCCGCATCATGGCGCGCTGTGCGCGACATTCGTCATCGCGCCTCCTGATGGGATGCGAACCTATCGGCTACGCTCCACTCCGGACCGCCGTGGCCCGCTACCTCGGGATGTCACGCGGCGTACAATGCATGCCGGATCAGGTCGTGATCGTCTCCGGAGTCCAAGAAGCGCTCGACCTGGTGGCGCGGCTCTTTCTCAATCCGGGGGATCGTGTCGGCATGGAGAACCCCGGGTACCCTGGCGCGGCCGTCGCGTTCGAATCCGTCGGCGCGAGACTCTCGTTCGTGCCCCTCGACGATCAGGGCATGCTGGTCCGCGACCGGAGCCTACGGGGCGCGCGGCTGGTCTATGTGACTCCCGCGCATCAGTTTCCACTGGGTATGACGATGAGCCTGCCGCGGCGCCTTCAGCTGCTGGAGTGGGCTGGAAAATTCGACGTGCTCATCTTCGAGGACGACTACGATAGCGAGTACCGCTACTCGGGACGTCCGGTGCCGGCGTTGCACGGGCTTGATCGAGCGGGGCAGGTGTTCTTCGCCGGAAGCTTCAGTAAGGTGTTGTTTCCGTCGCTTCGTCTTGGATATCTCGTCGTTCCGTCAGACGTGGTGGACCGCTTCGCGGCCGCGAAATCCGCGATCAGCCGTCACGCGCCGCTCCTCGAGCAGGCGGTGCTGCACGAGTTCATCGCCGAGGGGCATTTTGGACGGCACCTCCGGCGCATGCGGGAGCTGTACGCGGAACGGTTGGCGGTGCTGTTGGCGAGCGGCCGGCAGTATCTCGCGGGGTTGCTGGAGATCTCACCGATCGAGGCGGGATTGCAAACCGCCGGGTGGTTGTGTGATGGGGTCGACGGCGAGGGGGCGGCGGCCGCTGCTGCGGTCCGAGATGTCGAAGTCACGCCGCTGAGCCGCTATCACCGCGGTCCTGTCGATCGCGAGGGACTGCAGTTGGGGTTTGCCGCAGTGGACGCGAGGGAAATCAGGCGCGGAGTTATCGACCTCGTGGCTGCCCTCGAAACCGCCCGCGACGCCGGTCGTCGTCGGGCCCGCGGTGAACACCAGATTTGA